The Medicago truncatula cultivar Jemalong A17 chromosome 4, MtrunA17r5.0-ANR, whole genome shotgun sequence genome includes a region encoding these proteins:
- the LOC112421034 gene encoding uncharacterized protein, with amino-acid sequence MAGRNDAAIAAALEAVAQAVGQQPNATAGNDGVSMLETFLRNHPPTFKGRYDPDGAQKWLKEVERIFRVMQCSEVQKVRFGTHMLAEEADDWWVSLLPVLEQDGAVVTWAVFRREFLNRYFPEDVRGKKEIEFLELKQGDMSVTEYAAKFVELAKFYPHYTAEIAEFSKCIKFENGLRADGIRR; translated from the coding sequence atggctggtagaaacgacgctgctattgctgctgcacttgaggctgttgctcaagctgtagggcAGCAACCGAATGCTACTGCTGGTAACGATGGTGTGAGCATGTTGGAGACTTTTctgagaaaccatccaccaacttttaaagggaggtatgaccctgacggagctcagaagtggctcaaggaggttgagaggattttcagagtcatgcaatgcAGTGAGGtacagaaggtgcggtttggtacgcacatgttagctgaagaagctgatgactggtgggtaagtctttTACCCGTGCTTGAACAGGATGGTGCtgtggtgacctgggctgtgttcaggagagaattcctgaataggtactttccggaggatgtccgaggcaaaaaggagattgaatttctggagttgaaacagggggatatgtcTGTAACTGAGTATGCAgctaagtttgtggagcttgcaaagTTTTATCCTCATTATACTGCGGAGatagctgagttctccaaatgcatcaagtttgagaatggccTAAGAGCTGATGGTATCAGAAGATAA
- the LOC11438358 gene encoding putative cell wall protein — protein MVQKAYSFFALFLIFNILLVTTQEAIAGRSIAKNSDNDDKKEPEFLFKHEHGKLHYPGIGHLGFPPHFGVTPNNPFIGGTGGSGSGSGSSSGAGAGSGSSGHSYVPGGDDTFVPNPGFEVPNPGSGGGGGRAAETVNP, from the coding sequence ATGGTTCAAAAGGCTTACTCTTTCTTTGcactttttctcattttcaatatCCTCCTTGTCACAACACAAGAAGCAATTGCTGGTCGCAGCATTGCTAAGAACTCCGACAACGATGACAAGAAAGAGCCTGAGTTTCTGTTCAAGCACGAACATGGGAAACTACATTATCCAGGCATTGGACATTTAGGGTTTCCACCACACTTTGGAGTTACTCCTAATAACCCATTTATTGGTGGCACTGGAGGATCAGGATCGGGATCAGGTTCGAGTTCAGGAGCTGGAGCTGGATCAGGATCATCGGGTCACAGTTACGTTCCTGGTGGCGATGACACATTTGTTCCAAACCCTGGCTTTGAGGTTCCAAATCCTGGCagtggtggtggaggtggtAGAGCTGCAGAAACAGTTAATCCATGA
- the LOC120579925 gene encoding uncharacterized protein, with product MYNTPPTLTNLLSHFSPSIDFNFDNPGDQSDYSNLSLGRLSMNSNEQFLNFGWPTREHDVSLTLGDSRQIEPTTNNDDEHQHDPQEIHCERNRRRVTRKRLHPIFPLFLPKEAKLTSFYHFTLVLLYLKIFLSKVHLLILASLADFETLQHSQQVEVATSKKVQGKRGYKKIIDVNDSKGVRNLVVRVVDLWTVIIKQRQESMDMIIVDKENVKIQFTVPTEELAEHKEKLELNKTYDMQNFKVFKNELVVLTLSD from the exons ATGTACAACACCCCACCAACACTAACAAACCTACTATCTCATTTCTCTCCGAGTATTGACTTTAATTTTGATAATCCTGGTGATCAATCTGACTACAGTAATCTGTCTTTGGGTCGTTTGTCGATGAACTCCAATGAGCAATTTCTGAATTTCGGATGGCCTACAAGAGAACACGATGTGTCATTGACGTTGGGTGATAGTAGGCAAATAGAACCAACTACAAATAATGATGATGAACACCAACATGACCCTCAAGAAATTCATTGTGAAAGAAATCGCCGTCGAGTCACAAGAAAAAG GCTACACCCTATTTTCCCACTTTTCCTTCCTAAAGAAgcaaaattaacatcattttatcattttactTTAGTACTTCTCTATCTCAAAATCTTTCTCTCAAAAGTTCATCTCCTTATCCTTGCCTCTCTAGCAGATTTCGAAACTCTCCAACATTCACAACAG GTTGAGGTAGCAACTTCAAAGAAAGTGCAAGGCAAACGTGGATATAAGAAAATCATTGATGTGAACGACTCCAAGGGTGTTCGGAACCTAGTTGTTAGGGTTGTTGATCTTTGGACTGTTATCATCAAACAGAGACAGGAATCTATGGATATGATCATTGTTGACAAGGAG AATGTGAAGATTCAATTTACTGTGCCAACTGAAGAACTTGCGGAACATAAAGAAAAGCTGGAATTGAATAAGACATATGATATGCAGAACTTTAAGGTGTTCAAAAATGAGCTTGTGGTGCTCACCCTTTCAGACTAG